In the genome of Conger conger chromosome 8, fConCon1.1, whole genome shotgun sequence, one region contains:
- the LOC133134768 gene encoding mucin-2-like: protein MNQVMRKCDSLSDITSESCESGCYCPEGQYEDHNGDCVAPKDCTCLFSGVVYKSGQTVTSSCQECTCKGGHWDCVEKDCPGECQVFGNGHYQTFDSKWYRFDGNCEYTLVEDDCGSGHQTFSIRTESVPCCEEKLTCSRRIILELQGKNTLKLQDLEVEQMGNDTEPLYSVQTIGLYFVISVPSLEITLIWDKHTRLIINLGGRWKNKVCGLCGNFNNNEEDDLQIRGSMEKADAITSGNSWKMPVPQCSDVVEVQFSCDHFSYCTNWAERRCLIISSDIFKACHQKVDYVPYYEACVKEACSCSVGSHGFCTAVAAFAEACCEEGISVKWRTPERCPVYCDYYNEQNPQSSDATWHYKPCGTQDIKTCSKSNVSRKLEGCYPECPEDFPYFDENTKKCSKSCTTPEPITTTAASPTTTATVSPTTTTELTTSPTTTTESTTVSPTTTTELTTSPTTTTESTTLSPTTTTESTTTSTTTTTVSTTTATVSPTTTTESTTSPTTTTESTTLSPTTTTELTTSPTTTTESTTSSPTTTPESTTTSTTTTTVSTTTATVSPTTTTELTTSPTTTTESTTSSPTTTPESTTTSTTTTTESTTTATVSPTTTTELTTSPITTTESTTSSLTTTPESTTTSTTTTTVSTTTATVSPTTTTELTTSPTTTTESTTVSPTTTTELTTSPTTTTESTTTSTTTTTVSTTTATVSPTTTTELTTSPTTTTESTTLSPTTTTELTTSPTTTTESTTSSPTTTPESTTTSTTTTTVSTTTATVSPTTTTELTTSPTTTTESTTLSPTTTTELTTSPTTTTESTTTSTTTTTLSTTTATVSPTTTTESTTTSPTTTPESTTTSTTTTTVSTTTATVSPTTTTELTTSPTTTTESTTLSPTTTTESTTTSPTTTTESTTLSPTTTTELTTSPTTTTESTTSSPTTTPESTTTSTTTTTVSTTTATVSPTTTTELTTSPTTTTESTTLSPTTTTELTTSPTTTTESTTSSPTTTPESTTTSTTTTTVSTTTATVSPTTTIELTTSPTTTTESTTLSPTTTTELTTSPTTTTESTTLSPTTTTESTTTSTTTTTLSTTTATVSPTTTTESTTTSPTTTPESTTTSTTTTTVSTTTATVSPTTTTELTTSPTTTTESTTLSPTTTTESTTTSTTTITVSTTTVTGSPTTTTESTTVTPTTTTESTATVSPTTTTELTTSPTTTPESTTTSTTTTTVSTTTATVSPTTTTELTTSPTTTTESTTLSPTTTTELTTSPTTTTESTTLSPTTTTESTTTSTTTTTVSTTTVTGSPTTTTESTTVTPTTTTESTTTATVSPTTTTELTTSPTTTTESTTSSPTTTPESTTTSTTTTTVSTTTATVSPTTTTAPTTTTAPTTTATESPTTTTESTTVSQTTTTVSTTTVTGSPTTTTESTTVTPTTTTESTTTATVSPTTTTELTTSPTTTTESTTSSPTTTPESTTTSTTTTTVSTTTATVSPTTTTAPTTTTAPTTTATESPTTTTESTTVSQTTTTVSTTTVTGSPTTTTESTTVTPTTTTESTTTATVSPTTTTELTTSPTTTPESTTTSTTTTTVSTTTATVSPTTTTAPTTTTAPTTTATESPTTTTESTTVSQTTTTVSTTTVTGSPTTTTESTTVTPTTTTESTATVSPTTTTELTTSPTTTPESTTTSTTTTTVSTTTATVSPTTTTELTTSPTTTTESTTLSPTTTTELTTSPTTTTESTTLSPTTTTESTTTSTTTTTVSTTTVTGSPTTTTESTIVTPTTTTESTTLSPTTTTELTTSPTTTTESTTSSPTTTPESTTTSTTTTTVSTTTATVSPTTTTELTTSPTTTTESTTLSPTTTTELTTSPTTTTESTTSSPTTTPELTTSPTTTTESTTSSPTTTPESTTTSTTTTTESTTVSPTTTTVSTTVSPTTTVVSPTTATESPTTESTTSKVETGSLTTGTQNTAPQVVSSTTPSVTGSESITTSTVTPTPTTIGSTITPTITSTTVTASAPTTIATGSSTTTSVCLCRDEKERIWSCGKTWTDNCFNYACENETITKNKVSCPPAVKPNCPNGKMRSVIIDECCETWECDCQCVLYGDPHYITFDGTTYDFLKDCTYILVEEKMQKYNFSVIVDNFRCIQDGSCVKAVLVKYGANIVTLRIENQIIVSEFNNKNVPQPYEDQGIQITTNDWQVSVHINAIRSYVSLTPWSSLVVNLAMNYFHENTQGQCGACGGAACLRKNGTVEPNSCCAETAHDWLYEDAKKPHCNIKAVPCTPNPTPNPPCVPPSPICELLNHTAFDECSKKVDLTLLKKNCISDLCMIKMDNVSCSTLEKAAEDCQNAGFCVDWRPLTNGTCEITCPEGMIYKQCPSNSTSICEGGRIRKEIKEVTTAGCFCPDNKHRAGLYEHTCVSECTDCKGPQGEPKEPGEIWEVNCHICTCDNITRTQKCEPKDRTPPICRANETLIRFNTSSCCDMATCVEKTCEYKGHIYKIGEKWSDSLQPCVSYSCEINGIKIEDNVCAGEECLEEPRVCDKHKGCYTCKQSCSPRMSRVNVTINDCTKEVQLPVCEGQCRSNSRWINAKLRMEKECQCCQEKTFQEKSIAVTCDGGSTNTFKYKHIIDCECKVCH from the exons ATGAATCAAGTTATGAGAAAATGTGACTCCTTGTCAGAC ATCACGAGTGAAAGCTGTGAAAGTGGCTGTTATTGCCCAGAGGGCCAATATGAAGACCATAATGGGGATTGTGTGGCACCTAAAGACTGCACCTGTCTGTTCAGTGGTGTGGTATATAAATCTGGGCAGACTGTTACATCCAGCTGTCAGGAATG CACCTGTAAGGGGGGACATTGGGACTGTGTGGAAAAGGACTGTCCTGGGGAGTGTCAGGTGTTTGGGAATGGGCATTATCAGACGTTTGACTCAAAGTGGTACCGCTTTGATGGGAACTGTGAGTACACTCTAGTAGAG GATGACTGTGGCAGTGGGCACCAGACCTTCTCCATCAGAACAGAGAGTGTCCCCTGCTGTGAGGAGAAGCTGACATGCTCCCGCCGCATCATTTTGGAACTGCAG GGTAAAAACACACTGAAGTTACAGGATTTAGAAGTGGAACAGATGGGCAATGACACAGAGCCTCTATACTCAGTTCAAACCATCGGCCTGTACTTCGTGATCTCTGTTCCCAGTCTGGAGATCACCCTTATATGGGACAAGCACACCAGACTTATCATCAACCTTGGAGGAAGGTGGAAG AACAAGGTTTGTGGCCTCTGTGGGAACTTCAACAACAATGAGGAGGATGATTTGCAGATACGGGGGTCAATGGAGAAGGCAGATGCCATAACATCTGGAAACAGCTGGAAGATGCCCGTCCCACAATGCTCGGatgtggttgaagtgcagtTTTCCTGTGACCACTTCTCCTACTGCACTAATTGGGCTGAGCGACGCTGCCTGATTATCTCCAGCGACATCTTCAAGGCCTGTCACCAAAAG GTGGATTACGTGCCGTACTATGAAGCGTGTGTGAAGGAGGCCTGCTCCTGCAGTGTTGGATCCCATGGTTTCTGCACAGCCGTGGCAGCATTTGCAGAAGCGTGCTGTGAGGAGGGCATCAGCGTGAAGTGGCGGACTCCCGAACGCTGTC CGGTGTACTGTGATTACTACAATGAACAGAATCCACAGAGCTCAGATGCCACTTGGCACTACAAGCCATGCGGGACACAGGACATCAAGACCTGTAGTAAAAGCAATGTGTCAAGAAAACTGGAAG GCTGTTATCCAGAATGTCCAGAAGATTTTCCTTACTTTgatgaaaacacaaagaaatgttCCAAATCCTGTACTACACCTGAACCCATAACTACAACAGCAGCATCTCCAACAACTACAGCCACAGTATcaccaacaactacaactgaattaacaacatcaccaacaactacaactgaatctACAACAGTAtctccaacaactacaactgaattaacaacatcaccaacaactacaactgaatcaACAACATTATCtcccacaactacaactgaatcaacaacaacatcaacaacaactacaactgtatcaacaaccacagccacagtatcgccaacaactacaactgaatcaacaacatcaccaacaactacaactgaatcaacaacattatctccaacaactacaactgaattaacaacatcaccaacaactacaactgaatcaACAACATCATCTCCAACAACTACACCTgaatcaacaacaacatcaacaacaactacaactgtatcaacaaccacagccacagtatcgccaacaactacaactgaattaacaacatcaccaacaactacaactgaatcaACAACATCATCTCCAACAACTACACCTgaatcaacaacaacatcaacaacaactacaactgaatcaacaaccacagccacagtatcgccaacaactacaactgaattaACAACATCACCAATAACTACAACTGAATCAACAACATCATCTCTAACAACTACACCTgaatcaacaacaacatcaacaacaactacaactgtatcaacaaccacagccacagtatcgccaacaactacaactgaattaacaacatcaccaacaactacaactgaatctACAACAGTAtctccaacaactacaactgaattaacaacatcaccaacaactacaactgaatcaacaacaacatcaacaacaactacaactgtatcaacaaccacagccacagtatcaccaacaactacaactgaattaacaacatcaccaacaactacaactgaatcaacaacattatctccaacaactacaactgaattaacaacatcaccaacaactacaactgaatcaACAACATCATCTCCAACAACTACACCTgaatcaacaacaacatcaacaacaactacaactgtatcaacaaccacagccacagtatcaccaacaactacaactgaattaacaacatcaccaacaactacaactgaatcaacaacattatctccaacaactacaactgaattaacaacatcaccaacaactacaactgaatcaacaacaacatcaacaacaactacaactttatcaacaaccacagccacagtatcgccaacaactacaactgaatcaacaacaacatctccAACAACTACACCTgaatcaacaacaacatcaacaacaactacaactgtatcaacaaccacagccacagtatcgccaacaactacaactgaattaacaacatcaccaacaactacaactgaatcaACAACATTATCtcccacaactacaactgaatcaacaacaacatcaccaacaactacaactgaatcaacaacattatctccaacaactacaactgaattaacaacatcaccaacaactacaactgaatcaACAACATCATCTCCAACAACTACACCTgaatcaacaacaacatcaacaacaactacaactgtatcaacaaccacagccacagtatcaccaacaactacaactgaattaacaacatcaccaacaactacaactgaatcaacaacattatctccaacaactacaactgaattaacaacatcaccaacaactacaactgaatcaACAACATCATCTCCAACAACTACACCTgaatcaacaacaacatcaacaacaactacaactgtatcaacaaccacagccacagtatCTCCAACAACTACAATTGAATTAACAACATcaccaacaactacaactgaatcaacaacattatctccaacaactacaactgaattaacaacatcaccaacaactacaactgaatcaACAACATTATCtcccacaactacaactgaatcaacaacaacatcaacaacaactacaactttatcaacaaccacagccacagtatcgccaacaactacaactgaatcaacaacaacatctccAACAACTACACCTgaatcaacaacaacatcaacaacaactacaactgtatcaacaaccacagccacagtatcgccaacaactacaactgaattaacaacatcaccaacaactacaactgaatcaacaacattatctccaacaactacaactgaatcaacaacaacatcaacaacaactaTAACTGTATCAACAACAACAGTCACAGGATCTCCAACTACTACAACTGAATCAACAACAGtaacacctacaacaacaactgaaTCAACCGCCACAGTATcgccaacaactacaactgaattaACAACATCACCAACAACTACACCTgaatcaacaacaacatcaacaacaactacaactgtatcaacaaccacagccacagtatctccaacaactacaactgaattaacaacatcaccaacaactacaactgaatcaacaacattatctccaacaactacaactgaattaacaacatcaccaacaactacaactgaatcaACAACATTATCtcccacaactacaactgaatcaacaacaacatcaacaacaactacaactgtatcAACAACAACAGTCACAGGATCTCCAACTACTACAACTGAATCAACAACAGtaacacctacaacaacaactgaatcaaccaccacagccacagtatcgccaacaactacaactgaattaacaacatcaccaacaactacaactgaatcaACAACATCATCTCCAACAACTACACCTgaatcaacaacaacatcaacaacaactacaactgtatcaacaaccacagccacagtatctccaacaactacaactgcaccaacaaccacaactgcaccaacaaccacagccacagaatctccaacaactacaactgaatcaACAACAGTATCTCAAACAACTACGACTGTATCAACAACAACAGTCACAGGATCTCCAACTACTACAACTGAATCAACAACAGtaacacctacaacaacaactgaatcaaccaccacagccacagtatcgccaacaactacaactgaattaacaacatcaccaacaactacaactgaatcaACAACATCATCTCCAACAACTACACCTgaatcaacaacaacatcaacaacaactacaactgtatcaacaaccacagccacagtatctccaacaactacaactgcaccaacaaccacaactgcaccaacaaccacagccacagaatctccaacaactacaactgaatcaACAACAGTATCTCAAACAACTACGACTGTATCAACAACAACAGTCACAGGATCTCCAACTACTACAACTGAATCAACAACAGtaacacctacaacaacaactgaatcaaccaccacagccacagtatcgccaacaactacaactgaattaACAACATCACCAACAACTACACCTgaatcaacaacaacatcaacaacaactacaactgtatcaacaaccacagccacagtatctccaacaactacaactgcaccaacaaccacaactgcaccaacaaccacagccacagaatctccaacaactacaactgaatcaACAACAGTATCTCAAACAACTACGACTGTATCAACAACAACAGTCACAGGATCTCCAACTACTACAACTGAATCAACAACAGtaacacctacaacaacaactgaaTCAACCGCCACAGTATcgccaacaactacaactgaattaACAACATCACCAACAACTACACCTgaatcaacaacaacatcaacaacaactacaactgtatcaacaaccacagccacagtatctccaacaactacaactgaattaacaacatcaccaacaactacaactgaatcaacaacattatctccaacaactacaactgaattaacaacatcaccaacaactacaactgaatcaACAACATTATCtcccacaactacaactgaatcaacaacaacatcaacaacaactacaactgtatcAACAACAACAGTCACAGGATCTCCAACTACTACAACTGAATCAACAATAGtaacacctacaacaacaactgaatcaacaacattatctccaacaactacaactgaattaacaacatcaccaacaactacaactgaatcaACAACATCATCTCCAACAACTACACCTgaatcaacaacaacatcaacaacaactacaactgtatcaacaaccacagccacagtatctccaacaactacaactgaattaacaacatcaccaacaactacaactgaatcaacaacattatctccaacaactacaactgaattaacaacatcaccaacaactacaactgaatcaACAACATCATCTCCAACAACTACACCTGAATTAACAACATcaccaacaactacaactgaatcaACAACATCATCTCCAACAACTACACCTgaatcaacaacaacatcaacaacaactacaactgaatcaACAACTGTAtctccaacaactacaactgtatcAACAACAGTATCTCCAACAACTACAGTTGTATCACCAACCACAGCCACAGAATCTCCAACGACTGAATCAACAACATCAAAAGTAGAAACTGGAAGTCTTACAACTGGAACACAGAATACAGCTCCTCAAGTCGTCAGTTCTAcaactccctcagtaacaggaaGTGAATCAATCACCACATCCACAGTAACACCCACACCAACTACAATTGGATCAACAATAACACCAACAATTACTTCAACAACTGTGACTGCATCAGCACCTACAACAATAGCAACAGGATCTTCAACAACAACATCGG TTTGCCTCTGCAGGGATGAGAAGGAACGCATCTGGAGCTGTGGGAAAACATGGACTGATAATTGCTTCAACTATGCTTGTGAGAATGAAACAATTACCAAAAATAAGGTCAGCTGTCCACCAGCAGTCAAGCCCAACTGCCCAAATGGGAAGATGAGGAGTGTCATAATTGACGAATGCTGTGAGACCTgggagtgtgact GTCAATGTGTGCTCTATGGAGACCCTCACTACATTACCTTTGATGGAACAACCTATGACTTCCTAAAGGACTGTACCTATATCCTGGTGGAagagaaaatgcaaaaatataatttctctGTTATTGTGGACAACTTCCGTTGCATTCAGGATGGCTCCTGTGTCAAGGCAGTCCTAGTGAAATATGGCGCAAATATTGTGACCCTCAGAATTGAGAACCAAATTATTGTG TCTGAATTCAACAATAAGAATGTCCCACAACCATATGAGGACCAGGGAATCCAAATTACAACAAATGATTGGCAGGTTTCTGTTCACATCAATGCAATTCGTTCATACGTTTCCCTCACGCCATGGAGCTCACTGGTCGTCAATCTGGCAATGAATTACTTTCATGAAAATACGCAAGGACAGTGTG GTGCATGTGGTGGGGCCGCTTGTCTTCGCAAAAATGGCACAGTGGAACCTAACAGCTGTTGTGCCGAGACTGCTCATGACTGGTTATACGAAGACGCCAAAAAACCTCATTGTAATATTAAAGCGGTGCCCTGTACTCCTAACCCTACTCCTAATCCTCCTTGTGTTCCACCTTCACCTATATGTGAACTTCTTAATCATAC AGCCTTTGACGAATGCAGTAAAAAGGTGGACCTGACTCTGCTGAAGAAGAACTGCATATCTGATCTCTGTATGATAAAAATGGACAATGTGTCATGCTCAACACTGGAAAAAGCAGCAGAAGATTGCCAGAATGCTGGATTCTGTGTTGATTGGAGACCTCTGACCAATGGAACCTGTG AAATCACATGTCCAGAAGGGATGATTTACAAGCAATGTCCATCAAACTCCACCAGCATCTGTGAAGGAGG GCGCATTCGTAAAGAAATCAAGGAAGTAACAACAGCTGGATGCTTCTGTCCTGACAACAAACACCGTGCTGGACTATATGAACACACCTGCGTCTCAGAATGCACTG ACTGTAAGGGACCACAGGGAGAGCCTAAAGAG CCTGGTGAAATATGGGAGGTCAACTGCCACATTTGCACATGTGACAACATAACCAGGACACAGAAATGTGAACCCAAGGACAGAACTCCACCCATCTGCCGGGCTAATGAGACGCTGATCAGATTCAACACGTCGAGCTGCTGCGACATGGCTACCTGCG TTGAGAAGACCTGCGAGTACAAGGGACATATTTATAAG ATTGGAGAGAAATGGAGTGACTCCTTGCAGCCCTGTGTATCGTACAGCTGTGAGATAAATGGGATTAAAATAGAGGACAATGTTTGTGCTGGAGAAGAATGCCTTGAG GAGCCCAGAGTTTGTGATAAGCACAAAGGCTGCTACACAT GCAAACAGTCCTGCAGTCCGAGGATGTCCAGAGTGAATGTAACGATCAATGACTGCACAAAGGAGGTCCAGTTGCCTGTGTGTGAAGGCCAGTGCAGATCTAATTCTCG ATGGATAAATGCCAAATTGAGAATGGAGAAAGAATGCCAGTGCTGCCAGGAGAAGACGTTCCAAGAGAAGAGCATAGCCGTGACGTGTGATGGGGGATCCACTAACACgtttaaatacaaacacatcaTCGACTGCGAGTGCAAAGTCTGTCACTAG
- the LOC133134488 gene encoding mucin-19-like has protein sequence MVFWQSSMYVQVKTSFGMKIQVQVKPKVQLYVTLPESESGNVKGLCGNHNNETKDDFIGKSGIKENVAEYFALSWVVGTCNGKTPEICSSDVDRFAHQDCSHLTDRSGIFSECHNQSSVCFPQ, from the exons ATGGTGTTCTGGCAGTCTTCAATGTatgttcaggtgaaaacctCCTTTGGTATGAAGATCCAAGTCCAAGTTAAACCAAAGGTTCAGTTGTATGTAACATTACCTGAAAGTGAATCTGGAAATGTTAAAG GACTCTGTGGGAACCACAATAATGAAACCAAGGATGACTTCATAGGCAAGTCTGGAATCAAAGAGAATGTGGCAGAATATTTTGCCCTCTCCTGGGTAGTGGGCACGTGTAACGGCAAAACACCTGAAATCTGCAGCTCAGATGTTG ATAGATTCGCCCATCAAGACTGTTCCCACCTGACGGACCGCAGTGGTATATTTTCAGAGTGCCACAATCAG AGCTCAGTTTGCTTCCCACAGTGA